TACAAAGATGGCTCTTGGAGAAAAGCAATCCGTATGGAAAGTCCCGTGAATACGGAACACGCTGAGATTGCAGCTACTATGAGTAGAGATAGCAAGTATTTGTATTTTTCTTCCAATCGCCCTGGCGGTTACGGTGGATTAGACATTTATAAAGTAGAAATTAAGGAAGACGGAACCTTTTCACCTGCCGTTAACCTAGGACCCGTAATTAATTCACCAGGTGACGAAGCATTTTACATTGAAACTCCTGACGGTAAGAATGCATACTTTTGTAGGCTCGTGAAAGAAGGCGGGAATTACGACATCTACGAATTTTCAGTAAATGAATGGGAGGAATTGAAGAAAAATAAAAAAATCTCCTTAGAATCTATTCATTTTAGAACTGGCTCCTTTGAGATCGAAGAAGAGTCTTTTGAAATTTTGGACAGATTGGTTACCTTCTTAAATGAAAATTCATCCATAAAATTGAAGATCACAGGACATACAGATTTGCACGGAGATCCGAGCGACAATTTAGAATTAAGTCGTAATCGGGCCGCAGCAGTGAAGGAATATCTGGTCAAGAAAGGGATCTCCTCAGGTAGATTTACTACGGACGGAAAGGGAAGCAAGGAGCCGATTTATCCGGAAAAAAACCCTGAAACGGACCGTAAAAATCGTAGGACCGAATTTCAGATTTTAGAATAAACTAAAAACTCCTTTAACAACCTGAAGATGCCGATAACCTAGGTATCATGAAAATGCGGAAGCAGTTTCAGTCGGCATTCTTCTCGGCCATTGTACTTTTTATCTCTCTAGACTTATATTCCCAAACCAAAGCTATACCTTCTAGATTGGATTCCGTCCTTTCGAAGAAAGAATTGGTGGTCGGGGTCAATCGAGTTTACGAACCTTTTTACATCCAAGACCCGAAAGAAGGTTTTCCAGGTTTTGATATGGAACTTGCAAAGTTATACGCGGATTATTTGGGAGTTGCACTCAAAGTAAAACCTCTCAAAACTTTTCGTCAATTTTCGGATGAGATCGCGGCAGGTACGATAGACATTGCAATGGCGGGAATGTCTACTGATCTAAGTCGTGGAAAGACTGTTACTTTTTCCGATCCTTATCTTCTTACAACTCCTGCTGGTCTTGTGAATAAACGTTCTCTTCCTCCTGAACCAGAAGGTAGTATCGTAACTACTAGAACTTTTAAGTCCTTAGAAGATTTAGCAGTTCTTAATGCTCTTTCATTTTCCGTAAGATCCAATACTACAAATCACAATTATCTTTTGAGAAGGTTCGGTAAGAACCAAATTTACAGTTATCTTTCGGATTCCATTGCGATAGATGCATTAACAAAAGGGAATGTGATTTGTTATGTTGCGGATAGTTTGTATATTCTATCCTTATTACAAAAACAGCCGAGCCTAAAAGCTAACTATGTGGCCCTAATAAATCCTGTC
The sequence above is a segment of the Leptospira hartskeerlii genome. Coding sequences within it:
- a CDS encoding OmpA family protein; this translates as MASKIHTQFSNSFKIVSVLLCYFIFAGFSVSGAEDSSVKGKVALLKGEVNTSLNEFGISLSEDGNILYYYSKRKNSNYSDLFKSVKTKDGWSLGVEVSELNSQFDDQSPFIIENEKAIIFSSNRDGSIEFKLSSGKIGVSRDLYFSTLKDGSWDKATRLPQEVNTPAIEENPFLAGSYLFFTRYPFGKVAESDIYISEYKDGSWRKAIRMESPVNTEHAEIAATMSRDSKYLYFSSNRPGGYGGLDIYKVEIKEDGTFSPAVNLGPVINSPGDEAFYIETPDGKNAYFCRLVKEGGNYDIYEFSVNEWEELKKNKKISLESIHFRTGSFEIEEESFEILDRLVTFLNENSSIKLKITGHTDLHGDPSDNLELSRNRAAAVKEYLVKKGISSGRFTTDGKGSKEPIYPEKNPETDRKNRRTEFQILE
- a CDS encoding substrate-binding periplasmic protein, translated to MRKQFQSAFFSAIVLFISLDLYSQTKAIPSRLDSVLSKKELVVGVNRVYEPFYIQDPKEGFPGFDMELAKLYADYLGVALKVKPLKTFRQFSDEIAAGTIDIAMAGMSTDLSRGKTVTFSDPYLLTTPAGLVNKRSLPPEPEGSIVTTRTFKSLEDLAVLNALSFSVRSNTTNHNYLLRRFGKNQIYSYLSDSIAIDALTKGNVICYVADSLYILSLLQKQPSLKANYVALINPVMDEYISAALPLNDLVFADNYNFFIKELKRTGVIEGLRSKYFLGSSWVK